In Paenibacillus guangzhouensis, a single window of DNA contains:
- a CDS encoding ABC transporter permease, whose protein sequence is MIPFIRNENMKIYKRKRTWVMVAIVLVYVLLQIVNLKTTGGGATHENWRTQLEQDNDRFRQEATKPDPLEIEIKQAEKHIVLNQYYLQQNIPPNTNAWSFAVNQARNIIFAASLISILIAGEIVAAEFVSGTIKLLLTRSASRTKIYMSKYIATILFGLLLSAAGILVSVLLGGFIFGFDGLADSYFYVKGHAVGEVPMLQALLATYVLDIPFLLIATTLAFMTSAAFRSTTFSIVISLLTSLTGFIIAIAMDGWAWTKYFIFSHTDLTSYLYGDPSVDGVTLGYSLVFIGLHLAIMHLISYPLFVKRDVA, encoded by the coding sequence TTGATTCCATTCATTCGCAACGAGAATATGAAGATCTATAAACGGAAGCGTACGTGGGTGATGGTTGCAATCGTCCTAGTGTACGTCTTACTACAAATCGTGAATTTAAAAACGACCGGAGGCGGTGCTACACACGAGAACTGGAGGACTCAGCTCGAACAAGACAATGATAGGTTTCGCCAGGAGGCTACCAAACCGGACCCGTTGGAGATTGAAATCAAACAGGCCGAGAAACATATCGTGTTGAATCAATATTATCTCCAGCAAAACATTCCGCCTAACACCAATGCATGGAGTTTTGCTGTGAACCAGGCGCGAAATATTATTTTTGCGGCATCCCTCATCTCCATCTTGATTGCAGGCGAGATTGTCGCCGCCGAATTCGTATCCGGCACGATTAAGCTGCTGTTGACCCGATCGGCGAGTCGAACCAAGATCTATATGTCCAAGTACATCGCCACAATCCTGTTTGGACTGCTGTTATCCGCAGCCGGCATACTCGTGTCCGTACTCCTTGGAGGCTTCATATTCGGCTTTGATGGATTAGCGGATAGCTATTTCTATGTGAAGGGTCATGCCGTAGGTGAAGTTCCAATGCTGCAGGCACTACTAGCAACGTATGTGCTAGATATTCCGTTCTTGCTGATTGCAACAACGCTCGCTTTCATGACTTCTGCCGCTTTTCGGAGCACAACCTTTTCCATTGTAATTTCCCTGCTCACCTCGCTTACCGGATTCATCATCGCGATCGCAATGGATGGCTGGGCCTGGACGAAATACTTCATCTTCTCTCATACGGACCTTACGTCGTACCTATATGGGGATCCTTCTGTTGATGGGGTAACGCTTGGATATTCCTTGGTGTTCATTGGACTTCATCTCGCGATCATGCATTTAATTTCGTATCCTTTATTCGTTAAGCGAGATGTTGCTTGA
- a CDS encoding Lrp/AsnC family transcriptional regulator encodes MEYLEYLIDDVDRKIMQLLQRNARMPISQISKEVSMSQPSVKERIMKLEERNIISGYSAVFNLRNLNRGTTTFILFKTEHCQDIVDFCEGAREVTDLYRISGEYNYLIKVQTTSIEELAQLQDTLTKFGVSKSHISMKNMIENRILL; translated from the coding sequence ATGGAATATTTGGAATATTTGATCGATGACGTGGATCGCAAGATCATGCAATTGCTGCAGCGCAATGCGCGCATGCCAATTTCACAGATCAGCAAAGAAGTGTCGATGTCTCAACCATCCGTGAAAGAAAGAATCATGAAGCTGGAAGAAAGGAACATCATTTCCGGGTATTCTGCCGTATTCAATTTGCGGAATCTGAATCGAGGAACAACGACGTTCATCCTCTTCAAAACGGAACACTGCCAAGACATTGTTGATTTTTGCGAGGGTGCTAGAGAAGTAACAGATTTATACCGCATCAGCGGAGAATATAATTATCTGATCAAAGTGCAAACGACAAGCATTGAGGAACTCGCTCAGCTCCAAGACACGCTCACGAAGTTCGGCGTGTCCAAGTCGCATATTAGTATGAAAAATATGATCGAAAATCGGATATTACTCTAA
- a CDS encoding DUF4097 family beta strand repeat-containing protein, whose amino-acid sequence MKIMKMTLSTMLLALLLMITACGAKEETATKKLELPVNALTKLVIDHRNGEIRITGSSDSDQIEVAALAKVNGVSMDKLELKLEAQGEIANLDAQFRGQFLAMGSGAVDLDIKVPKQLQLDIMSHRDGNIHISDLSSNAKIDNINGNIQASNVSGSLDIDNRDGDITVRNIGSDVVIHNINGHMVIDHVEGSAEIHVGDGSLDINDVAKDASITQSGNGEVKIGEVKGKVLQNK is encoded by the coding sequence ATGAAAATAATGAAAATGACACTTAGCACGATGCTGCTGGCCCTATTGCTGATGATTACTGCCTGCGGAGCAAAAGAAGAAACAGCGACGAAGAAGCTGGAACTACCCGTAAATGCTCTGACCAAGCTCGTCATTGATCATCGAAATGGGGAGATTAGGATTACAGGCAGCTCCGATTCGGATCAGATCGAAGTCGCAGCACTCGCTAAGGTCAATGGGGTCAGCATGGATAAATTAGAACTTAAACTTGAGGCACAGGGAGAGATCGCTAATCTGGATGCGCAGTTTAGAGGGCAATTCCTAGCTATGGGATCTGGGGCGGTGGACTTGGACATCAAAGTGCCGAAGCAACTTCAACTGGACATTATGTCTCATCGGGACGGCAATATCCATATATCAGATCTATCGTCCAACGCCAAAATTGACAATATCAACGGTAATATTCAAGCGTCGAACGTATCCGGCTCGCTTGACATCGACAATCGGGATGGAGATATTACCGTTCGCAATATTGGATCTGATGTCGTCATTCACAATATCAATGGACATATGGTTATCGATCATGTAGAAGGCTCTGCCGAGATTCATGTGGGTGACGGCAGCCTGGACATCAACGATGTGGCCAAAGATGCGTCGATTACGCAGTCTGGTAACGGAGAAGTTAAAATCGGCGAGGTAAAAGGCAAGGTCCTGCAGAATAAGTAA
- a CDS encoding ABC transporter ATP-binding protein → MSLLQIRNLTKKIGNKTIVDQLTLDMEKGEILGLLGPNGAGKTTTIRMIVGLMSKSGGHVRIDGTDAHAHFEQAMRHVGVIVENPDLYKYLSGYDNLIHFSRMTPGVTDARIREVVALVGLEHSINDKVATYSLGMRQRLGLAVVLVHKPSLLVLDEPTNGLDPAGIRELRRHLKHLAQNEEVGIMISSHLMSEMEMMCDRVAILQQGKLVGIHKISDMADDERTQVRFEVDRPDLAVQILQSILSGDVITTDQRHIQIVIAKTQIPDISRELMGAGINVYGVHAIQKTLEEKFMEITGGEEH, encoded by the coding sequence TTGTCGCTACTGCAAATTCGTAATCTTACGAAAAAAATTGGAAACAAGACCATTGTCGATCAACTGACGCTGGACATGGAAAAGGGAGAAATCCTAGGACTCCTCGGTCCCAACGGAGCAGGGAAAACGACGACGATTCGAATGATCGTCGGCCTCATGTCCAAGTCGGGCGGCCACGTACGAATTGACGGTACAGACGCTCATGCACATTTTGAGCAAGCCATGAGGCATGTAGGTGTGATCGTGGAGAACCCCGATTTGTACAAATATTTATCCGGATATGATAATCTGATTCACTTCTCCCGTATGACGCCAGGCGTGACAGACGCAAGAATCCGGGAAGTCGTTGCCCTCGTTGGATTAGAGCACAGTATCAACGATAAGGTCGCCACCTACTCCCTAGGCATGCGGCAGCGCTTAGGTCTTGCTGTCGTTCTCGTTCACAAGCCTTCCCTGCTCGTGCTCGACGAGCCGACCAACGGTCTTGACCCGGCTGGGATTCGCGAGCTGAGACGTCATTTGAAGCATCTGGCTCAAAACGAAGAAGTGGGCATTATGATCTCCAGCCACCTGATGTCCGAAATGGAGATGATGTGCGACCGCGTTGCGATTCTACAGCAAGGGAAGCTGGTTGGCATTCACAAAATATCGGATATGGCAGATGATGAACGAACTCAAGTCCGTTTCGAGGTCGACCGACCGGATTTAGCGGTGCAGATCCTGCAATCAATCCTGTCCGGTGATGTCATCACGACCGATCAACGACATATCCAAATCGTCATCGCCAAGACGCAAATCCCTGACATTAGTCGGGAGCTAATGGGTGCTGGAATTAATGTATATGGCGTCCACGCGATCCAGAAGACGCTGGAAGAGAAGTTCATGGAAATAACGGGAGGAGAAGAACATTGA